TAGTCTCACAACCACCCCACGAtctcgcgaagcgagcacaaccagggtctggggcggagccccagccgccggaggcagtccaACTTACCTGTACGCATCCTCCGCAATCGCGAAAAGATGTGGTTCCAGCTCGCCACGGGGCTTGCCGCTGTATGCCTGGATGATATCGGGCGTGTACAAGTTGTCCACACGCTGAAACGGGTTCGTGGCTATGAGCACGATACCCGAGTATGTGTAAATATTGAGCTGGGCATATCGCATTCGAATGGCATGAAGCACTGCCGGCTCGTTCAGATACGACAGACTGGTCAGATCTTCAGTGGTCTCGAGAATAGGAGGGTTCCGTAGTGGAGGCAGGCTCTCACTGTTCGCATCGATATCGGCCACGGTTGTCTCCGCGGTTCGTTCCTGAAATCCTGGTTAGATTTGCTGtggggggactgcctccggcggctggggctctgccccagaccccgtggctcctctcgctgcgctcgagtcgggcgtatGGGGTCCCGgaaagctcgcgaagcgagcacaaccagggtctggggcggagccccagccgccggaggcaggggCCACAAAAGCACTTACCGTTCCGTCTTCCAGTTTCAGGGAGAGTGTGACTTTGGTGTCGTCGACGTCTTTGGCAACGACCTCGGCTCCGATCCATCCTTCTTTGTCATCCTGGACCCAACACCGGCTGAGAGTTGTTAGTACTGAGACTGGGGTGGAATGCGCATGTCGCAAACGCACGCACGGACGGTTTTCGCTATTAGGAGAAATAGCGTGTCTTTGATCTGTTGACAAACAGGATCAGGGAATCAGATTTTGGCCGTCAGGTTCTGCCAGCTGGCGGCGCGGGCTACTTACGTTCCAGGTTCATATGCTGACGCAATCATCTGGAAGTGGTCTTTCTATGCTTTTGGTAACGTTTTGTAAGTGTGTTTGTTCGCTTCGATCTATCTAGCAATTCACAGACAGCAGACCAGGTAGCTAATGCTGATTCACAGTACCGTATACCGCAGTACAAATACTATCCTAGCTCTATGAAACGCTGGGATATCTAAGCACTCTGTTGGCACGGTTTTAAGCGGTTGTCAGAGCGTCCAGGTTGTATACTCCGTTACTTCCTGCTTGTTACTCAGTGGTTCGACGCTCAAATGGCAGCTACAGGTGGATACCGGATGTCGAATATGATTCAACGTGGATTTCAAACGACTCTTTTCTAATCCGTCCTGTACAATCCAGTCCAATAAAGCACAATCCAGTACAATATAACAAAACAATTCAATCTAGTTCAGAAGAGCCAGTTAGTCGATATCGTCAACTTCCCGAATAACGCAACGCTTCCTATGGTACACAGTTGAGATCAGATCGCACAAACGCTGTCTGTAATACGTTAGCTCGTCGTCGACCTTGATGCAATTTGCCcttaaattattttatttcctgTTAATATGAAATGAATGAGATGACCATGCTAAACCCACACATACGCCAAAGGTTAAACTAAATTTGACTAAGATTTTCTGCCTTGATCTGTCTTACTTACAAGTTTGAGTTTCTCACTATTACACAAGTGTGGTcgactgaaaaaaaataatattcaaatcaatCTGCTCTATCCACACAAGTCAGCTTGAATATCTCGTTCAAACGATGTTATCAACTTCTAACAGACTTTGACTGTTTACTGTGGCTGTATGTAGCTAAACAACCTATCTGGTCCTATCAGTAGCGAACTAACTGTTATAGAACTGATATAATGCTGAGACCTGCTGTAACGAATAAAAACAACCAGTCAGAATGGAAATGACTGTGCCGTTGTGTGTTAATCGATTTCAAATTCACTCAGTCGGGTCCGTCCTTAGAAAACTGGGTCTGTCTGTGTGTTTTGGTCTGTGTCGATATACAGGTATAGTACCACTCTAGTAATAACAGAAATAGCGGCTCTTTGGGTCAACCTTACTTACGGATCAAAGCCCTACCCTAGTTTACCACGTAAGTTTAAAAAATCGCGACCACCCGCGTCCCTCATCCATCTCTTTCTGCCTTTAAAATGCCACTACTCCAGGGGTAACTGCAGCCCGGCTGCTGCCCTATTTGGGCAGATGGGTCTTCTGTAGTGTGGCTGTTGGGACAAATCCACCTGAAACACCACTTTCAATCCAATTCGGCAGTGTTTTTGCAGCTCGCCACGCGTCCACTACTTTTAGGTGATGAGGCTTTTTCAGGGGTTGGTCACGGCGCTCCGGAAAAGCGGTCGagagcctccggcggctggggcgctgccccagaccccgttgctcgcttcgcgagtTGTTTAGGGTCGCCGGTTGTAGTTAGAATAGAGCTGGTTGGTTTTGAATCCTTGGTTGTGGTTTTTTGTAAGTGTATTTCTCCACATTTGATTGGCTAGATCGGGACCTCGGCCTCAATTCTGCGCCGTTCATCTACATTGAGGTTAGGGctctataaataatattaatttcagggggtgacGGATGACCTGGAGAAAACAGGGGTAAATAGAGGATTAGCATGGCTGACTAGCATAGCCTGGTTTCTCCCGAGAGTTGACTCCGATAGCACCTGATCAAGTGTGGATCCGTCCTTTGAGGTCAGGCCGTACCTGCTCAGAGCTGTTCGGATTGCTGCCTTAACTATCAGAATATTTTCAGATAATTAACTTGTTGCCTGACCAGACATGAGGAACAGCCTAGTGTCACTCTTAAGGGTACTCCAAAAGTCGTAGCCAGTGGGCTGCGCCAGTGTGCTGCACCAATATATATCACCTGTGCCCCTACTGGAGCAAAACGACACGAGCTTCGGAGGTCTGTTATCGGTGCCTTAGCTCTACCGTCCTTATAGGATATCGTCTAATAGAGTTTGTTCGGCTATGAACTTATATTGGCATATAGCAGCCTCACTATTAATgataattaatatatatatcctGTTAATTccatttgtttgttttggatTAAAAGAGCTATACCGAGAAGTCTCACCCTGACTACTGGTATATTTGTGGCTCATTAAATCTTTCGTTGAATAAGATGGAGACGGTGGTAACCGAAGAGCATTTTTGGCCCTTTGAGTAGTATGCATCTAATGCGAAGATTATATTTTCCTCATACAGTACAACGGTTTAATATGTTATACTAAAAACGAGAGCAAGCTGAATATCAGGATCCAGTGAAAGTTCCGTAAAGATGGGAAATTAAAATGTTTGCCAAAAGCATTTAGAGCAATAAATCATGTCACTATGAGATGCTAGACAGTTTCCTAGTACACTAGAAGCTTAATCgtgaaataataaaatgTGTAGCTTTGAGACCAATATCCTACAGCAAAAATTTATCAGACAAATAATCCATGTCAGAGAATGGGCGTGTCGGTGAACggacatgtcagtgaatggacatgtcagtgaatggacatgtcagtgattGGGCATGTCACTGCAATGGACATATCAGTGATTGGGCATGTCAGAGAATGGGCGTGTCGGTGAACGAACATGTCAGTGATTgggcatgtcagtgattggacatgtcagtgattgggcatgtcagtgaacggacATAGCACAGAACggatatttcagaaaactggcatgtcagtgatcggGCATATCAGTGAACGGACATGGCATAGAActgatatttcagaaaatTGACATGTTAGAGAACGGGTGTCAGTGGTTCACTGAGATGCCTGTTCACTGACACTATTATTCTATCATAATGGCACTACATAGATATTCatatttcttcttcgaaCATGATTTATTTCAGCTAATATCTCACCTGTCACATGTATGTTGTCGATCAATCCTGCTTCCCCTGAATATACCTAATTTGACTAGTTTCACCTATCTGCTTCTTACACAAAGCATACAAAATCTATGGCAACGCACTGAAAAAAGCAGATACCTCTATTgcttcctcctcttccaaTGCGCACTTAACTCGACACTCATATTAAATCTATGACTCACCATCCTTGATCTCTTTGATCAGTGACTTCTCCTCTTGATTTTCCTAATTTTTGACATCTCTTCTATCGCCAAAGTAAGTGATAACAAACAATCAAACATAAAACATAGTCATTCAGTCTTCATTACTGATCATACTTTTTATCGTAGAATTCAAACCTCTGATAGTAGTTTTTTCCTCACATTTCACACATCTGGGACTCCACGTAAAGCATCTGATCATACACTTAGAAGATTAATTTTATGCCATTGGTGTTTTTGGACTCTCGTAAAGTGGTATAGCAACGACTTAATCCAAGAATCTGCATCGACAGCAGATTCTGGAGCAGAAAGGCATTGGGAGTATCCAAGATACCAACCACCTGGCGTCTCTACAGGACACAATTCTTGCAACAATCGAAAGGGAGTCAGTCACTGTCTCAGCTCTATAATAATTGAGTCTACTATTGTAGTACGATAATTATACTACTCTCAATCCGAAGTAAATCATAAACTAGCACTAGGCCGAGTTCATATATTACTTCGACCATTACACGACTAAATACTTCCTGAAGTGAGAAGGAAAACCGAAGAAAAAATCCACGACTTTAATGGCTACTAGATGCCGGAACTAATTATGATGGTACTCTCTTCACAAGAACATTACCTTTCGTTCTGGCAGGAATGGACTAACATCTGAGCACTACAAAATGCACTATAATGCGTGATTCATTATTTGAAGTTCAAAGCATTTAAATAGTCATTTATCACTGAGCGGCCCGTCACTCGTCTTTTGATTAATCATTTTCGGTTTGTTCAGAAGTACACTATCGTTGCACTTTACAGTCAACGACAGCTTACAGCGTGCAAAGTATCCCATTCAATTTGAAATCCCAATGTGATTCTCTTCAGAGGAGTTTTTGAGCAATTGTAGCTATGACAAAGGCTTCTCATAGCCAATTCATTATCCCACACTCCCGAAAAATCcgagccatctcctgcgaagcaggagccacggggtctggggcggagccccagccgccggaggcaggtcgAACACCACAAAACAACACAGGAAATTGGATCATGTTTATTAAATCATTAAATGGCGTGAACAATGCTTAGACGGAACGCTTGAACTCGATGCCACGGGCCTTTCTGGCCTCGAGAAGGGCGTCAAGACGTCTGTCGAGGAACTCGGCCTGCTTGGTACGTATACTGTCAACGACCAGACCCACGCCCAGGAAAGCGACTGCGGAGTACAGGAAGCCAATTGGCTTGTATCCAAGGGGCTTTTGGCGAATGCCTTGTGCCAGTCCTTGCACTGAAAGACCTGTTCTTGTTAGCACTCTGACGGgacggtggtggtggtttcgcctccggcggctggggctctgccccagaccccgttgctcctgcttcgcaggagattgcttgGATCGTAGACGGACTCGTTGAAGCGTGTCGTTGAAATCGAGGTGTCGAGTTCTTGGTTAACTACGAGCAAGGTCAAAGTTGAGCCGAGATATCAGTACCACTCAGACTGATGAAGGGGAATACTCACCAAAAACGGTCCAGGCAGCGAGGTCTCCGTATAAACCcatgttttttgtttgtctATTGAGTTTGTGTGTTTCGAAGATGTATAGTATAAATGCTATTTGCTTGATTGGTGGAAGTAAATCTGCAGAAATATGCGCATACGTGAAGGGTGTATGTTCGTAACAGACCTTAATTTGGGGAAGtgaatatttttgtcaGGGCAAGGCCATGATGAGCATCAGCAGGGTGACCATCAGGATCATTTATCACCATCATTTGACTAGTTCAACTCTGTTAGCTGGGTGTCTTATAAAAGATCCACATCAACAATGTCTGGCACTGAGTCTACTGAGAAGCCTCtggaggctgctgctactccTTCAACAATTGGTACTGCTGCTCAGGAATCTTCCAATGCTActccagcatcatcaactgctggtgctactaCATCAGCCAATTCTACTTCAAATACCGATACAACAGCTACTGGGACTGattctgccgctgctggtggtgctaaATTGAGTGCCAAGGAACTGAAAGCtttaaagaagaaagagaaacaaGCCAAGAGAGCTGCTCAAAAAGAGGCATCTGGTCTTCCTCCACGAAGCGATGCCGGTGCTGCTAAGAGTAACACCTCGACTCCAAACCTCGCTCCTGTAGGATCTAATCAAGGAACTCCTCGTCAAAGTCATCAATCTCACAATACTGGATCAAACACTTCGAATACTAGTAGCGGTGCATCAGGTCAAAGCTCGGGATCAGGAGCTAATAAGGGTGATCAAGCTCCTCTTACTGTAGCCCAGTCTATTGAATCGAATTTACCACTCTTTGCCCATTTAGAACCATCGGTCCCTCTCAACAAAGCAATTGCATCGTTCCCATCGGCACATGTGCACCATTCGATACTTCAGCTTTATTTACAGTACTCTACTTATAAAATTATCGGATCCACAGCCAGATGTAGAGCCATGCTAGAAGCTTTCAAAGATGTCATCTCCGACTATGTAACTCCCGAAGGCACGACCCTTACCAGAAATCTTACCTCTCAACTCAGCATTCAAATCGATTTTCTTAAACAGGCCCGTCAATTGAGCATTCCAATGGGCAACTCGATTCGATGGCtcaaacaagaaatctCCAAAGTAAGCATAGACCTGACGGAGCAGGCTGCCAAGGAAGAGCTTATTGAATCGATTTCGAATTTCATCCGCGACAGACTAGACGTAGCTGATCAAGTCATTATGGAAAGTGCTGCTCAGTCTATCAATGATGGTGATGTCATTCTCACATATGCCTGTTCCAACGTCGTCAAACAGGCTCTTATTGCTGCTCAGAAGAGTAATAAGAAGTTCCGAGTCATTGTTGTCGATTCGCGACCACTATTTGAGGGCAAAGCTCTAGCAAAAGAGCTGGTTGAGAACGGTATTCATTGTACTTATGTCCTTATTAATGCATTGCCATATGTAATTCAGGATGTGACTACCGTGTTCCTCGGTGCCAATGCCATGTTTTCCAACGGACAATTGTATTCACGAGTAGGaacagcagccattgcAACTTCAGCCCAGTCTCATAACATTCCTGTTATCGTGCTGTGTGAAACAATCAAATTCAGTGACCGAGTGCAATTGGACTCTGTCGCTTATAACGAGCGAGCAGCCGCCAACTCATTACTGTCTAACATTTCCATCGACCCTGAGAACAATGTCATTGCATCACCCATCAAAGACACCATCCAACCTACCAACCCACTGTCCATCCTCAACATCCTCTACGACCTCACCCACCAGAGTGCCATCAAAAAGGTCATCACCGAAGTGGGCTCTCTCCCTGCCAGCTCTGTACCTGTCATCCTTCGTGAGTACAGAGCCACATAGACATCCCATCAACCGTAGACACCCTAGACACATTCTACATGTTAATAacattatttttatttacatTAAAAGTTGCTATGTACATAAACCCATCGAGTCTACTCTTTCAGAGACTCAAGTCTACACCTGTTAGTATCACCGCTAGGGGATAGGGggcttgcctccggcggctggggctccgccccagaccctggttgtgctccgctttGCGGAGCGGCTGGGTCCGTGtagcaacgactcgagcgaagcgagaggagccacggggtctggggcgaagccccagccgccggaggcagtcaccGACAAACTTACGTTTTACCACCGAGTTTGACTACCGTCGTCCGGATGAGACGCGGGTCACGGCGCAGTGACCGTAGAACCTCGTTTTGTACACTGGGACTG
The Sugiyamaella lignohabitans strain CBS 10342 chromosome A, complete sequence genome window above contains:
- the GCD2 gene encoding Gcd2p (Delta subunit of the translation initiation factor eIF2B; the guanine-nucleotide exchange factor for eIF2; activity subsequently regulated by phosphorylated eIF2; first identified as a negative regulator of GCN4 expression; GO_component: GO:0005851 - eukaryotic translation initiation factor 2B complex [Evidence IGI] [PMID 8336705]; GO_component: GO:0005851 - eukaryotic translation initiation factor 2B complex [Evidence IDA,IPI] [PMID 8506384]; GO_component: GO:0032045 - guanyl-nucleotide exchange factor complex [Evidence IGI] [PMID 8336705]; GO_component: GO:0032045 - guanyl-nucleotide exchange factor complex [Evidence IDA] [PMID 8506384]; GO_function: GO:0030234 - enzyme regulator activity [Evidence IGI] [PMID 8164676]; GO_function: GO:0030234 - enzyme regulator activity [Evidence IGI,IPI] [PMID 8887689]; GO_function: GO:0030234 - enzyme regulator activity [Evidence IMP] [PMID 9032257]; GO_function: GO:0005085 - guanyl-nucleotide exchange factor activity [Evidence IDA] [PMID 8506384]; GO_function: GO:0003743 - translation initiation factor activity [Evidence IEA]; GO_function: GO:0003743 - translation initiation factor activity [Evidence IMP] [PMID 2038326]; GO_function: GO:0003743 - translation initiation factor activity [Evidence IGI] [PMID 8336705]; GO_process: GO:0044237 - cellular metabolic process [Evidence IEA]; GO_process: GO:0045947 - negative regulation of translational initiation [Evidence IBA]; GO_process: GO:0006417 - regulation of translation [Evidence IEA]; GO_process: GO:0006446 - regulation of translational initiation [Evidence IGI] [PMID 8164676]; GO_process: GO:0006446 - regulation of translational initiation [Evidence IDA] [PMID 8506384]; GO_process: GO:0006446 - regulation of translational initiation [Evidence IGI,IPI] [PMID 8887689]; GO_process: GO:0006446 - regulation of translational initiation [Evidence IMP] [PMID 9032257]; GO_process: GO:0006412 - translation [Evidence IEA]; GO_process: GO:0006413 - translational initiation [Evidence IEA]), whose product is MSGTESTEKPLEAAATPSTIGTAAQESSNATPASSTAGATTSANSTSNTDTTATGTDSAAAGGAKLSAKELKALKKKEKQAKRAAQKEASGLPPRSDAGAAKSNTSTPNLAPVGSNQGTPRQSHQSHNTGSNTSNTSSGASGQSSGSGANKGDQAPLTVAQSIESNLPLFAHLEPSVPLNKAIASFPSAHVHHSILQLYLQYSTYKIIGSTARCRAMLEAFKDVISDYVTPEGTTLTRNLTSQLSIQIDFLKQARQLSIPMGNSIRWLKQEISKVSIDLTEQAAKEELIESISNFIRDRLDVADQVIMESAAQSINDGDVILTYACSNVVKQALIAAQKSNKKFRVIVVDSRPLFEGKALAKELVENGIHCTYVLINALPYVIQDVTTVFLGANAMFSNGQLYSRVGTAAIATSAQSHNIPVIVLCETIKFSDRVQLDSVAYNERAAANSLLSNISIDPENNVIASPIKDTIQPTNPLSILNILYDLTHQSAIKKVITEVGSLPASSVPVILREYRAT